One Cygnus atratus isolate AKBS03 ecotype Queensland, Australia chromosome 6, CAtr_DNAZoo_HiC_assembly, whole genome shotgun sequence DNA segment encodes these proteins:
- the TMEM37 gene encoding voltage-dependent calcium channel gamma-like subunit isoform X2: MTAIGAQAQRLLAHRRPQKAFFETLIRSLIILCVAIAVVLSSISVCDGRWLLARGELFGLWHFCTVSNGSVLKCSTDLGLANVEGLSVGMIPIRSMVSFAVVVAIFGLELLMVSQVCEDANSRRKWSMGSVLILGSFLLSAAGVLSFSILMKDHLTFMGFTLTYWCEFIAAFLFFLNGISGLHINSITHPRNSVGKI; encoded by the exons ATGACGGCCATCGGGGCGCAG GCACAGAGGCTGCTGGCGCACCGGAGACCGCAGAAAGCCTTCTTCGAGACGCTGATCAGGAGCCTGATCATCCTGTGCGTGGCCATCGCCGTCGTCCTCTCGTCCATCTCCGTCTGCGATGGCCGCTGGCTGCTGGCGAGGGGCGAGCTCTTCGGGCTGTGGCACTTCTGCACCGTCAGCAACGGCAGCGTCCTGAAGTGCAGCACCGACCTGGGCCTGGCCAACGTGGAGGGGCTGAGCGTGGGCATGATTCCCATCAGGAGCATGGTGTCCTTTGCCGTCGTGGTCGCTATCtttggcctggagctgctgATGGTCTCCCAGGTCTGCGAAGACGCCAACTCGAGACGCAAGTGGTCGATGGGCTCGGTCCTCATCCTTGGCTCGTTTTTGCTGTCGGCTGCTGGGGTTCTGAGCTTCTCCATCCTCATGAAGGATCACCTCACCTTCATGGGCTTCACGCTGACATACTGGTGCGAGTTCATCGCagcctttctcttcttcctcaacGGGATCAGTGGACTGCACATCAACAGCATAACGCACCCCAGGAACAGCGTAGGAAAAATCTAG
- the TMEM37 gene encoding voltage-dependent calcium channel gamma-like subunit isoform X1, with protein sequence MIPNLCGASCHVQQWMRASGAAAPATAPGWAQRLLAHRRPQKAFFETLIRSLIILCVAIAVVLSSISVCDGRWLLARGELFGLWHFCTVSNGSVLKCSTDLGLANVEGLSVGMIPIRSMVSFAVVVAIFGLELLMVSQVCEDANSRRKWSMGSVLILGSFLLSAAGVLSFSILMKDHLTFMGFTLTYWCEFIAAFLFFLNGISGLHINSITHPRNSVGKI encoded by the exons GGGGGCTGCAGCGCCCGCGACAGCCCCCGGCTGG GCACAGAGGCTGCTGGCGCACCGGAGACCGCAGAAAGCCTTCTTCGAGACGCTGATCAGGAGCCTGATCATCCTGTGCGTGGCCATCGCCGTCGTCCTCTCGTCCATCTCCGTCTGCGATGGCCGCTGGCTGCTGGCGAGGGGCGAGCTCTTCGGGCTGTGGCACTTCTGCACCGTCAGCAACGGCAGCGTCCTGAAGTGCAGCACCGACCTGGGCCTGGCCAACGTGGAGGGGCTGAGCGTGGGCATGATTCCCATCAGGAGCATGGTGTCCTTTGCCGTCGTGGTCGCTATCtttggcctggagctgctgATGGTCTCCCAGGTCTGCGAAGACGCCAACTCGAGACGCAAGTGGTCGATGGGCTCGGTCCTCATCCTTGGCTCGTTTTTGCTGTCGGCTGCTGGGGTTCTGAGCTTCTCCATCCTCATGAAGGATCACCTCACCTTCATGGGCTTCACGCTGACATACTGGTGCGAGTTCATCGCagcctttctcttcttcctcaacGGGATCAGTGGACTGCACATCAACAGCATAACGCACCCCAGGAACAGCGTAGGAAAAATCTAG